A DNA window from Panicum virgatum strain AP13 unplaced genomic scaffold, P.virgatum_v5 scaffold_1805, whole genome shotgun sequence contains the following coding sequences:
- the LOC120694024 gene encoding 50S ribosomal protein HLP, mitochondrial-like: MAAFLRSKCSSVGRTLIGSLGNNLYGATSSSVEAVTRPSHCDAISQQIRTFFQMRTNLKVVDNSGAKRVMCIQAKRGKYGARLGDTIIGSVKEAQPRGKVKKGDVVYGVVVRAAMKKGRSDGSEVQFDDNAIVLVNNKGELIGTRVFGPVPHELRKKKHLKILALAEHIV; this comes from the exons ATGGCGGCGTTTCTGAGGTCAAAGTGTTCGTCAG TTGGACGTACTCTGATTGGAAGCCTTGGAAATAATTtgtatggagccaccagctCATCTGTGGAGGCAGTGACAAGACCTTCTCATTGTGATGCTATCAGCCAG CAAATCAGAACATTCTTCCAGATGAGAACCAACCTCAAGGTCGTGGACAACTCTGGAGCGAAGCGGGTTATGTGCATTCAGGCCAAGAGGGGCAAGTATGGAGCAAGGCTTGGGGACACGATCATCGGATCTGTCAAGGAAGCACAACCTCGTGGCAAGGTCAAGAAAGGAGACGTCGTGTACGGAGTGGTCGTCCGTGCTGCCATGAAGAAAGGGCGCAGTGATGGCAGCGAGGTCCAGTTCGATGACAACGCGATAGTCCTCGTAAACAACAAGGGCGAGCTGATCGGCACTCGCGTCTTTGGTCCGGTGCCTCATGAGCTCAGGAAGAAGAAGCACCTCAAGATCCTGGCATTGGCTGAGCACATTGTTTGA